The following are encoded together in the Pseudomonas sediminis genome:
- a CDS encoding DUF4381 domain-containing protein, translating to MNPIDQLQPLIDPAPVPLWPPAPGWWLLAVLLPLLGWGLWRLLRNWRRRPPKVATQQTLDPLRQAALDELARLSKPFDGAPAGPWLQQLNALLKRLCRERYPESASHTLSSRAWLAFLDNRCPAAGLTRWMILVDGSYRPQCTLSDKAIVELDQAIATWIRKHV from the coding sequence ATGAATCCCATCGACCAGTTGCAGCCGCTGATCGATCCAGCGCCCGTGCCCTTGTGGCCGCCGGCCCCCGGCTGGTGGTTGCTCGCCGTGCTCTTGCCACTGCTGGGTTGGGGACTGTGGCGCTTGCTGCGCAATTGGCGACGCCGTCCGCCAAAGGTGGCCACACAGCAAACACTCGACCCACTGCGCCAGGCTGCGCTCGACGAACTGGCGCGTCTGAGCAAGCCCTTCGACGGCGCCCCGGCCGGCCCCTGGCTGCAGCAGCTCAACGCCCTGCTCAAGCGCCTGTGCCGCGAACGCTATCCCGAGAGTGCCAGCCACACCCTGAGCAGCCGCGCCTGGCTGGCGTTTCTCGATAACCGCTGTCCGGCGGCGGGTCTGACCCGCTGGATGATACTCGTCGACGGTAGCTACAGACCGCAGTGCACGTTGAGCGACAAGGCCATAGTGGAGCTCGATCAGGCCATCGCCACCTGGATTCGCAAGCATGTTTGA
- a CDS encoding DUF58 domain-containing protein, translating into MSSPTPIPDIHIALGELIDMRHKVHEVPLFSTPARRSPLIGLHHSKLRGRGVDFDQVRVYQPGDDVRTIDWRVTARTQEPHTKLFHEERERPIFIISEQSQRLFFGSGQCFKSVLAARAAALIGWAALGHNDRIGGLVFADNEHHEVKPRRSKQSLLQLLNLMARANQALGPESQANTNRDNFGLALRRAREVLRPGSLVIVLCDERALSDNAEQQLTLLARHTDLLLLPLSDPLDHALPAAGLLRFTQNGAQLELDSHNGDLRQAYRTQAQAREARWQRLAQKLGVPLLPLSTQFELVEQLQEQLSSLHARKSL; encoded by the coding sequence ATGTCCAGCCCAACCCCGATACCCGACATCCATATCGCCCTCGGCGAGCTGATCGACATGCGCCACAAGGTGCATGAGGTGCCCCTGTTCTCCACCCCGGCCCGCCGTAGCCCGCTGATCGGCCTGCATCACTCCAAGCTGCGCGGCCGCGGCGTGGACTTCGACCAAGTGCGCGTCTACCAGCCGGGCGACGATGTGCGCACCATCGACTGGCGCGTCACCGCACGTACCCAGGAGCCGCACACCAAGCTGTTCCACGAAGAGCGCGAGCGTCCCATCTTCATCATCAGCGAGCAGAGCCAGCGCCTGTTCTTCGGCTCCGGCCAATGCTTCAAGTCGGTGCTGGCCGCTCGCGCCGCTGCGCTGATCGGCTGGGCCGCGCTGGGTCACAACGATCGCATCGGCGGCCTGGTGTTCGCCGACAACGAGCATCACGAGGTCAAGCCACGGCGCAGCAAGCAGAGCCTGCTGCAACTGCTCAACCTGATGGCCCGCGCCAACCAGGCGCTCGGTCCGGAAAGCCAGGCCAACACGAACCGCGACAATTTTGGCCTGGCCCTGCGTCGCGCCCGCGAGGTGCTGCGCCCCGGCAGCCTGGTAATCGTGCTCTGCGACGAACGTGCCCTCAGCGACAACGCCGAACAGCAACTCACCTTGCTCGCACGCCACACGGACCTGTTGCTGCTGCCACTGTCCGATCCGCTCGACCACGCCTTGCCGGCCGCCGGCCTGCTGCGCTTCACCCAGAACGGTGCGCAGTTGGAGCTCGACAGCCACAATGGCGACCTGCGCCAGGCTTATCGCACCCAGGCCCAGGCCCGCGAGGCGCGCTGGCAACGCCTGGCACAGAAGCTGGGCGTGCCGCTGCTGCCGCTGAGCACGCAGTTCGAACTGGTCGAGCAATTGCAGGAGCAGCTCAGCAGCCTGCACGCGAGAAAATCCCTATGA
- a CDS encoding AAA family ATPase, translating to MEHREALVALRQFLSTQILGQEKLIERLLIALLADGHLLVEGAPGLAKTKAIKELAEGIEGEFHRIQFTPDLLPADITGTEIYRPETGSFVFQQGPIFHNLVLADEINRAPAKVQSALLEAMAERQVSVGRSTYDLSPLFLVMATQNPIEQEGTYPLPEAQLDRFLMHVKIGFPDAAVERKILAQARGDALNGEAKPEHRVSQQAVFAARKEILGLYMADAVEEYLVQLVMASRTPAKFDAELADWIAYGASPRGSIALDRCARAHAWLAGRDFVSPEDIQAVLFDVLRHRIILSFEAEASGVDQDRVIQRILDVVAVA from the coding sequence ATGGAACACCGTGAAGCGCTGGTCGCGTTACGCCAATTTCTCTCCACTCAGATCCTCGGCCAGGAAAAGCTCATCGAGCGTTTGCTGATCGCGCTGCTCGCCGATGGCCACCTGTTGGTCGAAGGTGCCCCTGGTCTGGCCAAGACCAAGGCGATCAAGGAGCTGGCCGAAGGTATCGAGGGCGAGTTCCATCGCATCCAGTTCACCCCGGACCTGCTGCCAGCAGACATCACCGGCACCGAGATCTACCGCCCGGAAACTGGCAGCTTCGTGTTCCAGCAGGGGCCGATCTTCCACAACCTGGTGCTGGCCGACGAGATCAACCGCGCCCCGGCCAAGGTGCAGTCGGCGCTGCTCGAAGCCATGGCCGAGCGCCAGGTCTCGGTCGGACGCTCGACCTACGATCTGTCGCCACTGTTTCTGGTCATGGCCACGCAGAACCCCATCGAGCAGGAAGGCACCTACCCGTTGCCGGAAGCGCAACTCGACCGCTTCCTGATGCATGTGAAGATCGGTTTTCCCGACGCGGCCGTGGAGCGCAAGATTCTCGCCCAGGCCCGCGGCGATGCGCTCAATGGTGAGGCCAAGCCCGAGCACCGGGTCAGCCAGCAGGCGGTGTTCGCCGCACGCAAGGAAATCCTCGGCCTGTACATGGCCGATGCCGTGGAGGAATACCTGGTGCAACTGGTCATGGCCAGCCGCACCCCGGCCAAGTTCGACGCCGAGCTGGCCGACTGGATCGCTTACGGCGCCAGCCCGCGCGGCTCCATCGCCCTCGACCGTTGTGCACGCGCTCATGCCTGGTTGGCCGGGCGCGACTTCGTCAGCCCGGAAGATATCCAGGCGGTGCTGTTCGACGTGCTGCGCCACCGCATCATCCTGTCTTTCGAGGCGGAAGCCTCGGGGGTCGATCAGGATCGCGTGATCCAGCGCATCCTCGACGTGGTGGCGGTGGCCTAA
- a CDS encoding biotin-dependent carboxyltransferase family protein: MSALDGGLRALRSSPFVQLQDGGRFGVRHLGVTQCGALDWIAHRWANWLLGNPLTAAVVEITLGNVEFECSRDATLALTGADLGARLDDQPLTPWRNFAVRKGQRLSFAQPRQGARAYLAAPGGFQAPLVLGSCASMLREGLGGLLGDGRAIAVGDSLGWTAAAGATRQMPAEFIPEYQAAPRLHLVLGAQIGDFRGQSLFDAFNSEWLIDQRADRMGIRLNGPQLQCQRGSMISEGIPLGAVQVPPDGQPIILLNDRQTIGGYPRLGALTPQAVARLAQCLPGQTVHLVPTTQDSALLTQRQLLAQW, translated from the coding sequence ATGAGCGCCCTTGATGGCGGCTTGCGTGCATTGCGCAGCAGCCCTTTCGTTCAGTTGCAAGATGGGGGACGTTTCGGCGTACGTCACCTTGGTGTGACCCAGTGCGGGGCCCTGGACTGGATCGCCCATCGCTGGGCCAACTGGTTACTGGGCAATCCGCTGACTGCCGCCGTGGTGGAGATCACTCTGGGTAATGTCGAGTTCGAATGCAGCCGCGACGCCACCCTGGCGCTAACCGGTGCCGACCTCGGTGCACGGCTGGACGACCAGCCGCTAACACCGTGGCGCAACTTCGCAGTGCGCAAAGGCCAGCGCCTGAGCTTCGCCCAGCCGCGCCAAGGCGCGCGTGCCTACCTGGCAGCACCGGGTGGATTCCAGGCACCCTTGGTGCTCGGCAGCTGCGCCAGCATGCTGCGCGAAGGGCTTGGCGGCCTGCTGGGCGATGGCCGTGCCATTGCTGTCGGCGACTCGCTGGGCTGGACCGCTGCCGCTGGCGCAACGCGGCAGATGCCCGCCGAATTCATTCCCGAGTATCAGGCTGCGCCTCGCCTGCATCTGGTACTGGGCGCGCAAATTGGCGACTTTCGCGGGCAGAGCCTGTTCGACGCCTTCAACAGTGAATGGCTGATCGACCAACGCGCCGACCGCATGGGCATTCGCCTGAACGGTCCGCAACTGCAATGCCAGCGGGGCTCGATGATCTCCGAAGGCATCCCCTTGGGCGCCGTACAGGTGCCACCGGACGGCCAGCCGATCATTTTGCTTAACGACCGCCAGACCATCGGTGGCTACCCGCGCCTGGGTGCGCTGACGCCACAGGCCGTGGCTCGGCTGGCGCAATGCCTGCCAGGGCAAACCGTACACCTTGTCCCCACCACGCAGGACAGCGCCCTGCTAACCCAGCGTCAACTCCTCGCGCAGTGGTAA
- a CDS encoding 5-oxoprolinase subunit B family protein, which translates to MKAPNVRLEVAGIDSLILRLFDFIDEANMPWMLAARTRLQEVFGSALIDLVPSYTTLLLHYDLCQLDSKQARAKVAEAFDGLQPADLQGGREHQLPTWYDRSVGPELQLLARRSGLSEAEVITSHSGHAYQVFALGFAPGFAFMGLVEEILAAPRLSTPRKRIAAGSVGIAERQTAAYPVVSPGGWNLIGRTPSRLFGSDIEGYSLLQPGDRVRFVAIDRAEFIRLGGDDSPLEASQ; encoded by the coding sequence ATGAAGGCGCCCAACGTCCGGCTGGAAGTCGCCGGCATCGACAGCCTGATCCTGCGCCTGTTCGACTTTATCGATGAAGCCAACATGCCGTGGATGCTGGCAGCGCGCACGCGCCTGCAGGAGGTTTTCGGCAGCGCACTGATCGACCTGGTGCCCTCCTACACCACCCTGCTGTTGCACTACGACCTGTGCCAGCTCGACAGCAAGCAGGCGCGGGCAAAGGTCGCCGAAGCATTCGACGGTTTGCAGCCTGCCGACCTGCAAGGCGGCCGCGAACACCAGTTGCCTACCTGGTACGACCGCAGCGTCGGCCCGGAGCTGCAACTGCTGGCACGCCGTAGCGGGCTCAGCGAAGCCGAAGTGATCACCAGTCATAGCGGCCATGCCTACCAGGTGTTCGCCCTGGGTTTCGCCCCCGGTTTCGCCTTCATGGGCCTGGTCGAGGAAATCCTCGCTGCGCCACGCCTGAGCACACCGCGCAAGCGCATCGCCGCCGGTAGCGTCGGTATCGCCGAGCGGCAGACAGCCGCCTACCCGGTGGTTTCGCCCGGAGGCTGGAACCTGATCGGACGCACGCCCAGTCGTCTGTTCGGCAGCGATATCGAAGGCTACAGCCTGCTGCAACCCGGTGACCGGGTGCGATTCGTAGCCATCGACCGCGCCGAGTTCATCCGTCTGGGCGGCGACGACAGTCCGCTGGAGGCCAGCCAATGA
- a CDS encoding 5-oxoprolinase subunit PxpA, whose translation MNDLLLNCDIGESFGAWTMGLDAEVMPYIDCANIACGFHASDPSVMRKTVALAVAHDVRIGAHTAYQDLVGFGRRSMDCTPQEVEDLMLYQIGALEGICRSQGTHVSYVKPHGALYQDMMRKPATLRAVMSAVAKYNRHLPLMLMCTRDNSAAQALGDEFGLTLWFEAFADRAYDSAGFLVSRSLPGAVHHDSEVIVSQAITLARGEALQASDGSALQLNAQTLCVHGDNASSVAAVQRIRQAFDGLTQA comes from the coding sequence GTGAACGATCTGCTTCTGAACTGTGACATCGGCGAAAGCTTCGGCGCCTGGACCATGGGCCTGGACGCCGAGGTCATGCCCTACATCGACTGCGCCAACATCGCCTGCGGCTTCCACGCTTCCGACCCCAGTGTGATGCGCAAGACCGTGGCCCTGGCCGTGGCTCACGACGTACGCATCGGGGCGCACACCGCCTATCAGGATCTGGTCGGTTTCGGCCGTCGCTCGATGGACTGCACGCCGCAGGAAGTCGAAGACCTGATGCTCTATCAGATCGGTGCACTGGAAGGCATCTGCCGCAGCCAGGGTACCCACGTCAGCTACGTCAAACCGCACGGCGCGCTGTACCAGGACATGATGCGCAAGCCCGCCACCCTGCGTGCAGTGATGAGTGCCGTGGCCAAGTACAACCGCCACCTGCCGCTGATGCTGATGTGCACCCGCGACAACAGCGCGGCGCAGGCCCTCGGTGACGAATTCGGCCTTACCCTGTGGTTCGAGGCCTTCGCCGACCGCGCCTACGATTCCGCCGGTTTCCTGGTCAGCCGCAGCCTGCCGGGCGCTGTGCATCACGACAGCGAAGTGATCGTCAGCCAGGCGATCACCCTGGCGCGTGGCGAGGCACTGCAGGCCAGCGACGGCAGCGCGCTGCAACTGAACGCGCAGACCCTGTGCGTGCATGGCGACAACGCCAGCTCGGTGGCTGCCGTACAGCGTATCCGGCAGGCCTTCGACGGCCTGACACAGGCATGA
- a CDS encoding methyl-accepting chemotaxis protein yields the protein MSFLLSWQQKFRALIALTLISLVLMAAASLWASHSVSSALQAREQAAAYVSASTQLMNHWWQQNALRQQITPDLQQAFNDGLGELQDLVGQLLTQAQALEDDATLQHAQQIQAVLLEELAQQRQWLSLNQTLGLTPFEGQRKTLTEKGKALEAISFDLIKPFITSALSSQRDYLSTFDPAFAQIALTAIGKLQEQIADLEWQDTPIGKNVQGYAQAFTDIHGNIQRINATNQRLRQLGEQLQTRIDEQAQALQSGLLLRRTQEAEQARLSALWMMGLSFLAVAALLCFTLLQASRTLVTRLRNATQLLTQVASGDLTGKLPVGSNPRDEFNQLAESANRMIQGIGGIVAEVVRANGELSRLHHHLGDAMRQLGDNSTQVEIQTEQAASASHQISATLNDMAQRTAEVGTATTSAYDAARDGGKVIAASVDSMSRLAQLIQDTHSQVDALGQSSARVNGIVDVINSLADQTNLLALNAAIEAARAGDAGRGFSVVADEVRSLAQKTVSATTDISAIVGEFQQQTRHMHQLMSNGLNLAADSERHAAQVADAISSITSAMERLTGEMNQVVVAIEEVSTTTEDIADKMETINVHTGQSKDLRHTLGGHTEGLSSQVDALGRSASQFRLA from the coding sequence GTGAGCTTTTTACTGTCCTGGCAACAAAAATTCCGAGCCCTTATCGCGCTCACCCTGATCAGCCTGGTCTTGATGGCGGCCGCTTCTCTGTGGGCCAGCCATAGCGTCAGCAGTGCATTACAGGCAAGGGAACAGGCAGCCGCCTATGTCAGCGCCAGCACTCAGTTGATGAACCACTGGTGGCAACAGAACGCGTTGCGCCAGCAGATCACCCCCGACCTGCAGCAAGCGTTCAATGACGGCCTTGGTGAATTGCAAGATCTTGTCGGACAACTGTTAACACAAGCCCAGGCCCTAGAAGATGACGCCACCTTGCAACACGCCCAGCAGATCCAGGCCGTGCTGCTTGAGGAACTGGCACAACAGCGCCAGTGGCTGAGCCTCAATCAGACCCTGGGGCTGACACCTTTCGAGGGCCAACGCAAAACACTGACGGAAAAAGGCAAGGCGTTGGAGGCGATCAGTTTCGACCTGATCAAACCCTTCATTACCAGTGCCCTGAGCAGCCAGCGTGATTATCTGTCGACATTCGATCCAGCGTTCGCCCAGATTGCTCTGACGGCCATCGGCAAACTGCAGGAGCAAATCGCGGATCTCGAATGGCAAGACACGCCGATCGGCAAGAACGTGCAGGGCTATGCCCAAGCGTTCACTGATATCCACGGCAACATCCAGCGCATCAACGCGACCAATCAGCGCCTGCGCCAACTCGGCGAGCAATTGCAGACGCGCATTGACGAGCAAGCGCAAGCACTGCAGAGCGGCCTGTTATTGCGCCGCACGCAGGAAGCCGAACAGGCGCGCCTGTCGGCACTGTGGATGATGGGGCTGAGCTTCCTTGCCGTTGCTGCCCTGCTCTGCTTCACCCTGCTGCAGGCGTCGCGCACGCTGGTCACCCGCCTGCGCAATGCCACCCAGTTGCTCACTCAGGTCGCTTCCGGCGATCTCACCGGCAAGCTGCCGGTAGGCAGCAACCCGCGTGACGAATTCAACCAGTTGGCCGAATCCGCCAACCGCATGATCCAGGGCATCGGCGGCATCGTTGCCGAAGTGGTGCGCGCCAACGGCGAGCTGAGCCGCCTGCACCATCACCTGGGCGATGCCATGCGCCAATTGGGTGACAACAGCACCCAGGTGGAGATACAGACCGAGCAGGCTGCCTCGGCCTCGCATCAGATCAGCGCCACCCTCAACGACATGGCGCAACGCACCGCCGAAGTCGGCACCGCCACCACCAGCGCTTACGATGCCGCGCGCGATGGCGGCAAGGTAATCGCTGCCAGCGTCGACAGCATGAGTCGCCTGGCGCAGCTGATTCAGGACACCCACAGCCAGGTCGATGCTCTCGGCCAAAGCAGCGCAAGGGTCAACGGCATCGTCGATGTGATCAACAGCCTCGCCGACCAGACCAACCTGCTCGCTCTCAACGCGGCCATCGAGGCGGCAAGAGCGGGTGACGCCGGCCGCGGCTTCTCGGTGGTGGCCGATGAGGTGCGCTCACTGGCGCAGAAGACGGTCTCGGCAACCACCGACATCAGCGCCATCGTCGGCGAGTTCCAGCAGCAGACCCGTCACATGCACCAGTTGATGAGCAATGGCCTGAACCTGGCCGCCGACAGCGAGCGACATGCTGCTCAGGTAGCCGACGCCATCAGCTCCATCACCTCGGCGATGGAGCGCCTGACCGGCGAGATGAACCAGGTCGTGGTGGCCATCGAGGAAGTGTCCACCACCACCGAAGACATCGCCGACAAGATGGAAACCATCAACGTGCATACCGGGCAAAGCAAGGACCTGCGCCATACCCTGGGCGGCCATACCGAGGGGCTGTCGTCCCAGGTCGATGCATTGGGACGCAGCGCCAGTCAGTTCCGACTGGCCTGA